One Rhodoluna sp. KAS3 DNA window includes the following coding sequences:
- the galT gene encoding galactose-1-phosphate uridylyltransferase, whose product MTSSRKLSTKLADGRDLFYFDDAGSTLPADRRPDSRELGERPAVAQMRLDSLTGEWISVAAARHNRAFLPPANQCPLCPTTESNKSELPDNFDVAVFENKSPSFGPSLLEVDDPNYSVIENLELGSTRDSIGRCEVVVFSPEHLGSLGQMPVSRVRTVIDAWTDRTAELKSLPGVRQVFPFENRGQEIGVTLHHPHGQIYSYPYVTPRTRKVLDSIKAYGPDLFADTLAFEQNSERVVIAGSHFTAYVPFAARWPIEIHLLPHRHVNDFTGLTDEERDELAVIYSRLLRALDRIYDTPTPYIAAWHQAPSVPGGENVRLQLQITSPRRAEDKLKYLAGSESAMGAFIADFPPEVSAELIRGALK is encoded by the coding sequence ATGACCAGCTCAAGAAAGCTTTCAACCAAACTGGCTGACGGCCGTGACCTTTTTTACTTCGATGATGCCGGCTCCACGCTGCCTGCTGATCGCCGTCCAGACTCTCGTGAACTCGGCGAGCGCCCAGCGGTTGCCCAGATGCGACTGGATTCGCTAACCGGCGAATGGATCTCAGTTGCCGCTGCAAGACACAACCGAGCATTCTTGCCACCAGCTAACCAGTGCCCACTGTGCCCAACTACCGAGAGCAATAAATCGGAACTGCCTGACAACTTTGATGTTGCGGTTTTTGAAAACAAGAGTCCCTCTTTTGGTCCTTCACTACTTGAGGTTGACGACCCAAACTATTCAGTCATCGAAAACCTCGAACTTGGCAGCACCCGCGATTCAATTGGCCGCTGTGAAGTTGTAGTTTTCAGCCCGGAGCACCTTGGTTCACTTGGCCAGATGCCAGTTTCTAGAGTGCGAACCGTAATTGATGCCTGGACCGATCGCACCGCCGAACTCAAGTCCCTACCGGGTGTTCGTCAGGTGTTCCCGTTTGAAAACCGCGGCCAAGAAATTGGTGTGACGCTCCACCACCCTCACGGACAGATTTACTCATACCCTTACGTGACACCGCGCACGCGCAAAGTTCTTGACTCAATCAAGGCCTACGGACCAGATCTGTTTGCCGACACCCTGGCGTTTGAACAGAATAGCGAGCGAGTGGTGATTGCAGGATCACACTTCACCGCCTACGTGCCTTTCGCAGCACGCTGGCCGATTGAGATTCACCTGCTACCTCACCGCCATGTCAATGACTTCACCGGCTTGACCGATGAAGAACGCGACGAACTAGCTGTAATTTATTCACGTTTGCTTCGAGCCCTCGACCGCATCTATGACACTCCAACTCCATACATTGCGGCTTGGCACCAGGCTCCATCTGTACCTGGCGGAGAAAACGTCAGACTGCAGCTTCAAATCACCTCACCGCGCCGCGCAGAAGACAAGCTCAAGTACTTGGCTGGCTCTGAGAGCGCAATGGGCGCATTTATTGCGGACTTCCCGCCAGAAGTATCAGCCGAGCTAATTAGGGGCGCACTTAAGTGA
- the galK gene encoding galactokinase, translated as MGFTELYGYQPTGVWSAPGRVNLIGEHTDYNEGFVFPFAINRRTFAAIALRDDNLVRVSSSFSPVIHETDVTNITKTDDNDWAAYPFGVAWSIQQLSKVTATGFDCYIESDVPVGAGLSSSAAIECAVSLALNDLWNAGLDRRALARAGQMGENEIVGAPTGIMDQSASLLGETDHGVFLDCRSLEAKPIALGFAEAGLELLIIDTKVAHRLVDGGYAARRAACEAGAAAMGVKSLRELSADDLAKAKELLDDVTFRRVRHVVTENQRVLDTIDTLAKQGPRAVGELLHASHVSLRDDFEVSVDELDTAVEIAMRHGAIGARMTGGGFGGAAIALTPVELISEVTLSVIAEFEALGYAKPDIFAVSPAPGAIREI; from the coding sequence ATGGGCTTTACCGAGCTTTATGGCTACCAGCCGACTGGCGTTTGGTCAGCACCTGGGCGAGTAAACCTCATCGGTGAGCACACCGATTACAACGAGGGCTTTGTCTTTCCGTTTGCCATCAACCGCCGCACATTTGCGGCAATTGCTCTGCGTGATGACAACCTAGTGCGCGTCTCATCCAGCTTTTCACCGGTGATTCATGAAACCGACGTAACCAACATCACCAAAACCGATGACAACGATTGGGCCGCCTACCCATTCGGTGTGGCTTGGTCGATCCAGCAGTTGTCGAAGGTAACTGCCACCGGTTTTGATTGCTACATCGAGTCTGATGTTCCAGTTGGTGCCGGCCTGTCTTCATCAGCTGCGATTGAATGTGCAGTTTCTTTGGCCCTCAATGACTTGTGGAATGCTGGTTTGGACCGCCGGGCGTTGGCTCGCGCCGGACAGATGGGCGAGAACGAAATTGTTGGCGCACCTACCGGAATCATGGACCAGTCAGCATCACTTCTCGGTGAAACCGACCACGGAGTGTTTCTGGACTGCCGCAGCCTAGAAGCAAAGCCGATTGCCCTTGGATTTGCTGAAGCCGGACTTGAGCTTCTGATTATCGACACCAAGGTGGCTCACCGCTTGGTCGATGGCGGGTACGCGGCTCGACGCGCAGCCTGCGAGGCTGGCGCTGCAGCCATGGGCGTAAAAAGCCTGCGTGAACTTAGCGCCGATGATCTGGCCAAGGCCAAAGAGCTTCTCGACGACGTGACTTTCCGCCGAGTACGCCACGTAGTGACCGAGAATCAGCGCGTTCTAGACACAATCGACACTCTTGCCAAGCAGGGGCCACGAGCTGTTGGCGAGCTGTTGCACGCTTCACACGTTTCGCTGCGCGATGACTTCGAAGTTTCGGTAGACGAGCTAGATACAGCCGTTGAGATTGCCATGCGGCACGGCGCCATCGGTGCTCGAATGACCGGCGGCGGTTTCGGCGGTGCAGCAATTGCGCTAACCCCGGTTGAGCTAATCAGCGAGGTAACCCTTTCGGTCATCGCCGAGTTTGAAGCCTTGGGCTACGCCAAGCCAGACATTTTTGCCGTATCACCGGCACCTGGAGCCATTCGCGAAATTTAG
- a CDS encoding NAD-dependent succinate-semialdehyde dehydrogenase: protein MTLSEAELLAKVPTGLYIDGQWVEGRGDNAIEVEDPATGKVLLEIANANAQDGLAALAAADAAQAKWAKTAPRERAEILRRTFDLVRERAEEFAMLISLEMGKPIAEARGEVTYGNEFLRWFSEEAVRITGRYGSSPEGTGRMLVAKRPVGPAFAITPWNFPLAMATRKIGPALAAGCTIVVKPAELTPLTTLLLVKTFEEAGVPAGVINVITTSTSAATSAPIISDRRLRKITFTGSTAVGRKLLEQSAERVLRTSMELGGNAPFLVFADADLDSAVNGAMLAKMRNIGQACTAANRFIVHESVAEEFAHRFAARMGQLQLGRGLDADTTCGPVIDQRARANMERLVEATVREGGQVITGGQSVAGDGYFFTPTVIDNVQPGSTILKEEIFGPVAPIVRFKTEDEAVALANDTEYGLISYAFTQDLKRGLRLVESLDTGMTGLNTGLVSNAAAPFGGVKESGTGREGGLEGIQEYLETKYVMTPDPFL, encoded by the coding sequence ATGACGCTATCTGAAGCAGAACTACTCGCTAAAGTCCCAACTGGGCTATACATTGATGGGCAGTGGGTCGAGGGGCGCGGCGACAACGCCATCGAAGTTGAAGACCCTGCTACCGGCAAAGTGCTACTTGAAATAGCCAATGCTAATGCTCAAGACGGACTCGCGGCGCTTGCCGCCGCCGACGCAGCTCAGGCTAAGTGGGCCAAGACAGCGCCACGTGAGCGGGCCGAGATCTTGCGCCGAACTTTTGATCTGGTTCGTGAGCGAGCCGAAGAGTTTGCCATGCTGATTTCACTCGAAATGGGAAAGCCTATTGCCGAGGCGCGCGGCGAGGTGACTTACGGTAACGAGTTTTTGCGCTGGTTCAGCGAAGAGGCTGTTCGCATTACTGGCCGATACGGCTCTTCTCCTGAAGGAACCGGTCGCATGCTGGTCGCTAAGCGACCGGTTGGCCCGGCATTCGCAATCACGCCGTGGAACTTTCCGCTGGCAATGGCAACGCGCAAAATCGGTCCGGCTTTGGCCGCGGGTTGCACCATCGTTGTTAAGCCGGCCGAACTAACCCCGCTGACCACACTGCTTTTGGTCAAGACCTTTGAAGAAGCAGGGGTGCCAGCCGGCGTCATCAACGTAATCACCACCTCCACTTCGGCAGCTACTTCAGCACCGATAATCTCCGACCGCCGACTGCGCAAAATCACCTTCACCGGTTCTACAGCTGTGGGTCGAAAGTTGCTGGAACAGTCTGCCGAGCGGGTGCTTCGGACATCCATGGAGCTTGGTGGCAACGCGCCGTTTCTGGTCTTTGCCGACGCTGATCTGGATTCTGCGGTCAACGGCGCAATGTTGGCCAAGATGCGCAATATCGGCCAGGCCTGCACCGCAGCCAACCGCTTTATTGTTCACGAATCTGTTGCAGAAGAATTTGCTCACCGGTTTGCGGCTCGCATGGGCCAACTGCAGCTTGGCCGCGGTCTCGATGCTGACACCACCTGTGGTCCGGTTATTGATCAGCGGGCGCGGGCAAACATGGAGCGCCTAGTTGAGGCCACTGTTCGTGAGGGTGGCCAGGTGATTACCGGTGGTCAGTCGGTTGCCGGTGACGGATATTTCTTTACCCCTACCGTTATAGATAACGTTCAGCCTGGCTCGACGATTTTGAAAGAAGAAATCTTTGGCCCAGTGGCACCAATCGTGCGCTTCAAAACTGAAGACGAGGCTGTAGCGCTGGCCAACGACACCGAATACGGTTTGATCAGCTACGCCTTCACCCAAGACCTAAAGCGGGGCTTGCGTTTGGTTGAGTCGCTTGACACAGGAATGACTGGTCTCAACACCGGTTTGGTCTCTAACGCAGCAGCACCATTCGGTGGCGTAAAAGAGTCAGGAACCGGCCGTGAGGGTGGTCTTGAGGGAATTCAAGAGTACCTAGAGACTAAGTACGTAATGACTCCAGATCCATTCCTCTAA
- the dacB gene encoding D-alanyl-D-alanine carboxypeptidase/D-alanyl-D-alanine-endopeptidase — protein sequence MADSKGGFPYLKQALIGAGAGVGVLAIIIGGFTFTGFGAQPTASSTPTVSTSASASPSPSPSDVRACSVAELAADPRLATLSATVLNAETKEVLFDRNGDTPAATASVMKTVTAAAALLTLGPNYRVETRVYQDATDPGTIILVGGGDVTLSRTAAGSQSVYRDAPKLSTLAVAVKQKMAGVPITKIILDSTLFTGPKWDSSWERSEQTEGYMSEVTALQVDGDRSNPAAETSWRSAKPVANAGKYFKQALGSAATGATVVEGAMTAGATQIAKVSSQPISKWITHMLQVSDNTQAEALARLVSLDLGFDGSFSSINTAFKKALAGTELDATSMTFRDGSGLSDLNSVSPKYIADLMLFVQKGEGVFSLINQSLPVSGESGSLASRFKGENSDAIGKVHAKTGWIKRGYTLAGFIDAKDGTSLTFAVYALGNVTSEAKKAIDDLVTGFYRCGDQLSNE from the coding sequence TTGGCAGATTCAAAGGGCGGCTTCCCTTATCTAAAGCAGGCTCTAATCGGTGCTGGCGCCGGAGTTGGTGTTTTGGCAATAATCATCGGCGGCTTTACCTTTACTGGTTTCGGTGCCCAACCAACCGCAAGCAGCACTCCAACAGTTTCGACCTCTGCTTCAGCCAGCCCTAGCCCGTCGCCAAGTGATGTTCGTGCCTGTTCAGTGGCTGAGTTGGCGGCCGATCCTCGGCTAGCAACGCTCTCGGCAACAGTTTTGAATGCCGAAACCAAAGAAGTTCTTTTTGACCGCAACGGAGACACTCCGGCGGCAACAGCATCGGTGATGAAAACCGTAACCGCCGCTGCAGCGCTTTTGACCCTTGGGCCAAACTATCGTGTTGAAACCCGGGTTTATCAAGATGCAACCGACCCTGGAACCATTATTTTGGTGGGTGGCGGTGATGTAACTTTGTCCCGCACAGCAGCTGGCTCGCAGTCTGTTTATCGCGATGCGCCAAAGCTTTCGACACTGGCTGTGGCTGTGAAGCAAAAAATGGCCGGAGTGCCAATCACCAAAATCATCCTTGACTCCACCCTCTTCACCGGTCCCAAGTGGGATTCCAGCTGGGAGCGCAGCGAACAAACTGAGGGCTACATGTCTGAGGTAACCGCGTTACAGGTAGACGGTGACCGCTCAAACCCGGCAGCCGAAACTTCTTGGCGCAGCGCCAAGCCGGTTGCTAACGCCGGAAAGTACTTCAAGCAAGCACTAGGCAGCGCGGCAACTGGCGCCACTGTTGTTGAAGGCGCGATGACCGCAGGTGCCACGCAAATTGCCAAGGTTTCATCGCAGCCAATTAGTAAGTGGATTACCCACATGCTGCAGGTTTCGGACAATACCCAGGCTGAGGCGCTGGCTCGACTAGTGTCATTGGACCTAGGTTTTGACGGCTCATTCTCGTCAATTAACACCGCCTTTAAAAAGGCCCTCGCGGGCACCGAGCTTGATGCTACGAGCATGACTTTTAGAGACGGATCCGGTCTTAGCGACTTAAACTCTGTTTCACCAAAATACATCGCTGATCTAATGCTCTTTGTCCAAAAGGGTGAGGGTGTTTTCTCGCTAATCAATCAGTCGCTACCGGTGTCCGGAGAATCGGGATCACTCGCGAGCCGCTTCAAGGGTGAAAACTCTGATGCCATCGGCAAGGTTCATGCCAAAACCGGATGGATTAAGCGCGGCTACACGCTCGCAGGATTTATCGATGCCAAAGATGGCACCAGCCTGACCTTCGCGGTCTACGCTCTGGGTAACGTAACCTCAGAGGCCAAAAAGGCCATCGACGACTTAGTTACAGGTTTTTATCGATGCGGAGATCAACTCTCGAACGAGTAG
- a CDS encoding copper resistance CopC family protein — protein sequence MNRLSKFFTALALTVVTIFGTQLVANAHTDELVTYPEADSIVDGGYIPIEMTFAEPLMIMEDGSGHEIAVTDPNGDVVTLQCAIRTGVDSMTTTIASNVEGQHTVAWRSVSEDGHPVSGSFAFQVRAVPDFEVPANTNLMCPEGEPTDVDDPSVISQADDAEVDGLAGFLTVLAIALPLVAILGIIVVLIRRKKA from the coding sequence ATGAACCGTCTTTCGAAGTTTTTTACCGCGCTTGCCCTAACAGTCGTGACCATTTTTGGCACTCAATTGGTGGCAAATGCACACACCGATGAACTGGTCACCTATCCTGAGGCGGACTCAATTGTCGACGGCGGGTACATCCCGATTGAAATGACCTTTGCAGAGCCACTCATGATCATGGAAGACGGCTCTGGACACGAGATTGCCGTTACCGACCCAAACGGTGATGTCGTCACGCTTCAGTGTGCAATTCGCACCGGTGTTGACTCGATGACCACCACCATTGCCAGCAACGTGGAGGGCCAGCACACTGTGGCCTGGCGCTCAGTATCAGAGGACGGCCACCCGGTTTCTGGCAGCTTTGCTTTTCAAGTACGTGCGGTGCCAGATTTTGAGGTGCCAGCAAACACCAATCTGATGTGTCCAGAGGGTGAACCGACTGATGTGGATGACCCATCGGTTATTAGCCAAGCGGATGACGCTGAAGTAGACGGCCTAGCTGGTTTTCTTACCGTATTAGCAATTGCCCTACCGCTGGTGGCAATCCTGGGCATCATCGTGGTTTTGATTCGCCGCAAGAAGGCCTAG
- the dacB gene encoding D-alanyl-D-alanine carboxypeptidase/D-alanyl-D-alanine-endopeptidase: protein MVKFSRAIAGVTVSAALVLAAVAGPAAAVDEASPSPSASPTATPTPSASATAQPCSANTAMANPDLAKLYAYVVNVETGEVLINERGTYQTPSASVLKVLSVSAALTYLPTDYKATTKVFTVPGEPGTIVLKGGGDHTLSQVTKDGFTTYERATRMFTLANKVYSNWTAEVPISKIILDSSFFSGPSYNPAWKPSDRTNGYISKITALQTDADRASPDLSKTDYSGYRSTDPIGRTGSLFKTALGGLAKKAKLVEGKTPAGAVLLTSIASQPITTWLDHATVVSDNTETEFIARHAAKATGRPASFASIEPMVKEMLTDLGIDSSKLIMKDGSGLAQANRVTPKLITELMVSVAKGNPTLAPLESYLPVAGVKGGLAYRFTGKNVSARGAVKGKTGFIPGLYSLAGVIDAADGSRLAYSIFARTADGKYVNGATRGAIDTLATRFYTCGANLTE from the coding sequence ATGGTTAAGTTCAGCAGAGCAATAGCAGGGGTCACTGTCTCAGCGGCCCTAGTTCTGGCTGCCGTGGCGGGGCCGGCTGCGGCCGTTGATGAGGCATCGCCAAGCCCAAGTGCCTCGCCAACCGCAACGCCAACTCCTTCGGCTTCGGCAACGGCTCAGCCCTGTTCGGCCAATACCGCGATGGCTAACCCAGATCTAGCAAAGCTGTACGCATACGTTGTGAACGTTGAAACCGGCGAGGTCTTGATCAACGAGCGGGGAACCTATCAAACGCCATCGGCATCGGTGTTAAAAGTACTGAGCGTTTCGGCGGCACTGACCTATTTGCCGACGGACTACAAAGCAACCACCAAAGTGTTTACGGTACCCGGCGAGCCCGGCACAATTGTGCTCAAGGGCGGGGGAGACCACACTTTGAGTCAGGTGACCAAGGATGGGTTTACGACCTACGAACGAGCCACCCGAATGTTCACGCTGGCAAATAAGGTCTATAGCAATTGGACAGCCGAGGTGCCGATCAGCAAGATAATTTTGGACAGCAGTTTCTTCTCGGGGCCAAGCTACAACCCAGCATGGAAACCCTCGGACCGCACCAACGGATACATCTCAAAAATTACTGCTCTTCAGACCGATGCCGACCGCGCTAGTCCTGATCTTTCGAAAACCGATTACAGCGGATATCGAAGCACTGACCCGATTGGTCGAACCGGAAGCCTGTTCAAAACCGCACTAGGGGGTCTGGCTAAGAAAGCCAAACTCGTTGAAGGTAAAACTCCTGCCGGTGCAGTGCTCCTGACTTCGATTGCTAGTCAACCGATTACCACCTGGTTGGATCACGCCACTGTGGTTTCAGACAACACCGAAACCGAATTCATCGCTCGTCACGCTGCAAAAGCTACTGGGCGCCCGGCCTCGTTTGCCTCGATCGAGCCGATGGTCAAAGAGATGCTTACCGACCTCGGCATTGATTCATCGAAGTTGATCATGAAAGATGGCTCGGGCTTGGCGCAAGCAAACCGAGTTACGCCCAAGCTCATTACTGAGTTGATGGTCAGCGTTGCCAAGGGTAATCCAACTCTTGCACCACTGGAGAGTTACCTTCCGGTTGCGGGCGTAAAGGGTGGCTTGGCATACCGATTCACCGGCAAGAACGTCAGCGCACGCGGCGCCGTAAAGGGTAAAACCGGATTTATCCCAGGGCTTTACAGTCTGGCTGGTGTGATTGACGCAGCCGATGGTTCGCGATTGGCCTACTCAATTTTTGCCAGAACCGCAGACGGCAAGTACGTCAACGGAGCCACTCGCGGAGCCATAGATACGTTGGCAACCAGGTTTTACACCTGCGGTGCAAACCTAACCGAATAG
- a CDS encoding MBL fold metallo-hydrolase, with protein sequence MSKVSIRFLGAAGTVTGSRFLLSCGQTKVMVDAGLFQGLKELRLKNWTPLPIDPAELSAVILTHAHLDHCGYIPKLVKDGFRGKIHLSKYTGKLAEVVLRDSARIQTEDAKYAAKKGFSKHNPPQALYEEKDAAQAVEQFAVHPFRERIKVAEETYVTFYPAGHILGAAFLVVEFFGKKLLFTGDMGREHHPLLAPPEDIPQQRYDAVITESTYGDREHVQPSTNFEQAITQTIQRGGSVLIPAFAVDRTEVILVEIRELMEAGRIPRVPVYADSPMALKALRFYREAIDEGSAEIRPEIVAEWRGKDPFNPGTLVELETVEQSKTINNPKSPCIIISASGMATGGRVVHHLRDMLPNQLHTVILVGFQAMGTRGRRLADGEQEVKMHGVFVPVKAQIEQMGSFSVHADADELVDWLKTISEEPGQVLVVHGEAGAADVFSNRIRTQLGWKSHAPEDGEAVEL encoded by the coding sequence ATGAGCAAAGTTTCGATTCGATTTTTGGGGGCGGCCGGAACAGTAACCGGTAGCCGATTCTTACTTTCTTGCGGGCAGACAAAAGTAATGGTTGACGCCGGATTATTTCAGGGGCTAAAGGAGCTGAGGCTCAAAAACTGGACCCCGCTGCCAATTGACCCGGCCGAGTTGAGCGCCGTTATTTTGACCCACGCACACCTCGATCACTGCGGTTACATTCCAAAGCTGGTCAAGGATGGTTTCCGCGGAAAGATTCACCTATCGAAGTACACCGGAAAATTGGCCGAAGTGGTGCTTCGAGACTCTGCGCGAATTCAAACTGAAGACGCCAAGTATGCGGCTAAAAAGGGATTCTCAAAGCACAACCCACCACAGGCGCTCTACGAAGAGAAAGACGCTGCGCAGGCTGTTGAGCAGTTTGCCGTTCACCCGTTTCGCGAACGCATCAAGGTAGCCGAAGAAACCTACGTGACTTTTTATCCTGCTGGCCACATCCTTGGCGCAGCATTTCTAGTGGTCGAGTTCTTTGGTAAAAAACTGCTTTTCACCGGTGACATGGGTCGCGAACACCACCCTCTGCTTGCTCCACCTGAAGACATTCCGCAGCAGCGATACGATGCGGTAATCACAGAGTCAACCTACGGTGACCGTGAGCACGTGCAGCCAAGCACCAATTTTGAGCAGGCAATCACTCAGACAATCCAGCGCGGAGGTTCGGTCTTGATTCCTGCGTTTGCGGTAGACCGCACCGAGGTAATCCTGGTGGAAATTCGCGAACTGATGGAAGCGGGCCGCATACCTAGGGTTCCGGTTTACGCCGATTCACCGATGGCCCTCAAGGCGCTCCGGTTTTACCGCGAAGCCATCGATGAGGGGTCTGCCGAGATCCGCCCCGAGATCGTTGCCGAGTGGCGCGGTAAAGACCCGTTCAACCCAGGCACCCTGGTCGAGCTTGAGACAGTTGAGCAATCCAAGACCATCAACAACCCAAAGTCACCCTGCATCATCATTTCTGCATCGGGTATGGCTACCGGTGGGCGCGTTGTGCACCACCTAAGGGACATGCTTCCAAACCAACTTCACACGGTAATCCTGGTTGGTTTTCAGGCCATGGGTACTCGAGGCCGTCGATTGGCAGATGGCGAGCAAGAGGTCAAAATGCACGGCGTCTTTGTTCCGGTCAAGGCGCAGATCGAGCAAATGGGTTCATTCTCTGTGCACGCAGATGCGGATGAGCTGGTCGATTGGCTCAAGACCATCTCGGAGGAGCCTGGTCAGGTTCTGGTGGTTCACGGTGAGGCTGGCGCGGCTGACGTGTTTAGCAACCGAATCCGGACGCAACTCGGCTGGAAGAGCCATGCGCCCGAAGACGGCGAGGCAGTCGAACTTTAG
- a CDS encoding heavy metal translocating P-type ATPase, translated as MSKVFRNNYFLVGATLLSLAIGLTLQYVGSEFSGQVAFGVGASIGLYLSSWLLIRAIKNREMGSDVLALISILATMLTGEWLAASVVSVMLASGRALETWAEGRAQNQLKALLDRAPRVAHVIRADSEIVDIGINDVQVGDRLLVRSGEVVPIDGKLVNAGTFDESALTGEPLPVYRAAQEAVQSGVLNSDGQVELVTTATSANSTYSNLIRLVQEAQANTANGVRVANRWAVAFVPFAIGLSLLTWVITGELSTAVAVIVAATPCPLILAVPVAVISGMSRAASLGAIIKGGAALEQLARAKTVLLDKTGTLTQGGPEISTIRFADGTDGDLVLNLAASLDQSSPHVVARALVTEAKRRGLSLSQATEVSEVHGHGLSGTVQGHQVTVGQPSIELPEWASLQNALLVAVTVDGKLSAIIGLDDPLRDESKTTVQNLRKLGVDRVILVSGDRQTTATDVGQAVGADEAYGACSPEQKLVILRSEMSNSKGAVIAVGDGINDAPALAAAHVGVAMGARGATAASEAADVVIVEDSIRHLALAIDAAQGARKRALQAAGVGMGLAMVAMFAAAFGFINATGSAVSQEAIDVAAILWALVPPKKRV; from the coding sequence ATGAGCAAGGTTTTTAGAAACAATTATTTCTTGGTGGGTGCGACCCTGCTCAGCCTTGCCATCGGACTTACCCTCCAATATGTAGGCAGCGAATTCTCAGGACAAGTTGCATTTGGTGTAGGCGCTTCGATTGGCCTTTACCTGTCGTCATGGCTGCTTATTAGAGCCATCAAAAATCGCGAGATGGGTAGCGACGTACTGGCGTTGATTTCAATCCTGGCCACCATGCTCACTGGCGAATGGCTGGCGGCAAGTGTGGTTTCAGTGATGCTGGCATCGGGGCGGGCCCTCGAGACGTGGGCTGAGGGCCGAGCCCAAAATCAACTCAAGGCGCTACTTGATCGAGCACCACGGGTAGCCCACGTAATTCGTGCAGATTCAGAAATTGTCGACATCGGCATCAACGATGTCCAAGTTGGCGACCGCCTTTTGGTGAGGTCCGGAGAAGTTGTTCCGATTGACGGCAAGCTCGTCAACGCGGGAACCTTCGATGAGTCAGCGCTGACCGGTGAACCCCTGCCGGTTTACCGGGCCGCTCAAGAGGCAGTTCAATCTGGTGTTCTGAACTCTGACGGGCAGGTCGAGCTAGTCACGACGGCAACCTCGGCCAACTCAACCTATTCGAACCTAATTCGGCTGGTTCAAGAAGCTCAGGCAAATACGGCCAATGGAGTGCGGGTGGCAAATCGTTGGGCGGTTGCATTCGTGCCCTTTGCAATTGGCCTATCTCTCTTGACCTGGGTCATCACCGGTGAACTATCTACGGCGGTTGCGGTAATTGTGGCTGCTACCCCGTGCCCCCTGATCTTGGCCGTGCCAGTGGCTGTTATTTCTGGCATGTCACGAGCAGCCAGTTTGGGCGCAATCATCAAGGGTGGTGCAGCGCTCGAGCAGTTGGCCCGAGCTAAAACCGTCTTGCTCGATAAAACGGGAACTCTGACCCAGGGCGGGCCTGAAATCAGCACGATTCGATTTGCCGACGGCACAGACGGTGATCTGGTTCTTAATTTGGCAGCCTCGCTCGACCAGAGCAGCCCTCACGTGGTAGCCAGGGCGCTGGTAACTGAGGCAAAGCGCCGCGGTCTCAGCCTGAGCCAAGCAACTGAAGTCAGCGAGGTGCACGGGCACGGACTCAGTGGCACAGTGCAGGGCCACCAGGTTACGGTCGGTCAGCCGAGCATCGAGCTACCCGAATGGGCCAGCCTCCAAAACGCTCTTCTGGTTGCGGTGACCGTAGACGGCAAACTATCAGCCATCATTGGCCTCGATGACCCACTTCGAGATGAATCAAAAACTACGGTTCAGAACCTTCGCAAACTTGGGGTTGACCGTGTGATTTTGGTTTCGGGCGACCGCCAAACGACTGCCACCGATGTTGGCCAGGCGGTTGGCGCTGACGAGGCCTACGGCGCTTGCAGCCCAGAGCAAAAACTTGTAATTCTGCGGAGCGAAATGTCCAACTCCAAAGGTGCCGTTATTGCTGTCGGTGACGGCATAAATGATGCTCCGGCACTTGCCGCTGCCCACGTTGGTGTGGCGATGGGTGCTCGCGGCGCCACTGCTGCCAGTGAGGCCGCCGATGTGGTGATTGTTGAGGATTCGATCAGGCACTTGGCCCTAGCAATTGATGCAGCCCAAGGTGCCAGAAAACGTGCGCTTCAGGCAGCCGGTGTTGGAATGGGCCTAGCCATGGTGGCTATGTTTGCTGCAGCCTTCGGATTTATAAATGCCACCGGAAGCGCGGTGAGCCAAGAGGCTATTGACGTTGCCGCAATCTTGTGGGCGCTGGTGCCACCCAAAAAACGCGTTTAG